Proteins encoded within one genomic window of Carnobacterium mobile DSM 4848:
- a CDS encoding MobC family plasmid mobilization relaxosome protein — protein sequence MSDREIFEENFAERKPKRKDPKQISFRVSETEFEKLQRSAESLQMSVPAFVKSKAQGAKLVTPKVDRPGAIEIAKQLRAIGNNVNQMARVTNATELDPAAAANLTAELQKVRKELNQIWEKLT from the coding sequence ATGAGCGATCGAGAGATTTTTGAGGAGAATTTTGCTGAGAGGAAACCGAAGCGAAAAGATCCGAAACAAATCAGCTTTCGAGTGAGCGAAACCGAATTTGAAAAGTTGCAGCGCTCCGCTGAAAGTTTGCAAATGAGTGTGCCGGCTTTTGTTAAAAGCAAGGCACAAGGGGCTAAGCTCGTAACGCCGAAAGTTGATCGGCCAGGTGCGATTGAAATCGCCAAGCAATTACGAGCAATCGGCAACAATGTAAACCAGATGGCACGCGTGACGAATGCCACAGAATTGGATCCGGCAGCAGCGGCCAACCTAACGGCTGAACTACAAAAGGTACGAAAGGAATTAAATCAGATATGGGAAAAGTTAACGTAA
- a CDS encoding relaxase/mobilization nuclease domain-containing protein, with product MVKQKKERKIAMATIKLARSTSCSRCINYAEPRATVKSGLNCDVDYAKTQMKATRMIYGKDDKVQAHTLIQSFKPGEVTPEQAK from the coding sequence TTGGTCAAACAGAAAAAAGAAAGGAAAATAGCTATGGCTACTATTAAATTAGCGCGCAGCACCAGCTGTTCACGCTGCATTAATTACGCTGAACCGCGCGCAACCGTAAAAAGCGGCTTAAATTGTGACGTCGATTACGCCAAGACTCAAATGAAAGCCACACGTATGATCTACGGAAAAGACGACAAGGTCCAAGCACATACCCTTATTCAATCATTTAAGCCGGGTGAGGTCACGCCTGAGCAAGCAAAATGA
- a CDS encoding relaxase/mobilization nuclease domain-containing protein, producing the protein MAIYTHTDKDHVHNHIVINSVNMDTGLKFQAHGVAAIEEVKQLNDAICLNHGLTVPEEKPTFATLPQKKVF; encoded by the coding sequence GTGGCGATTTACACCCATACCGATAAAGACCACGTGCACAATCATATCGTAATCAATAGCGTCAATATGGATACCGGCTTGAAATTTCAAGCCCATGGAGTAGCAGCGATTGAAGAAGTGAAACAATTGAATGACGCCATTTGTTTGAATCACGGCTTAACCGTTCCAGAAGAAAAGCCAACATTCGCTACACTGCCGCAGAAAAAGGTATTTTAG